The Nitrospinota bacterium genome has a segment encoding these proteins:
- a CDS encoding pentapeptide repeat-containing protein, whose protein sequence is MFNYIDKLSFLKTPFYLSIFLAFISLLSLSGCSKYSDEVQANLTKLENTKSCPGCDLTGIELISFDLKGADLSGANLTDANLRRSDLTGANLTDTNLTDANLLGVNLTDAKLINTNLSGVKLSYSNINGADISGAILKDAHLNSSNVVNSRIKNSDMTGANLYNA, encoded by the coding sequence ATGTTTAACTATATCGATAAGTTATCTTTTCTTAAAACGCCTTTCTATTTATCAATCTTTCTCGCCTTTATTTCCTTACTTTCATTATCAGGTTGTTCCAAATACTCCGATGAAGTGCAGGCAAATTTAACCAAACTAGAAAATACTAAGTCGTGTCCAGGTTGTGATTTGACAGGGATTGAATTGATTAGTTTTGATCTTAAAGGAGCGGATTTGAGTGGTGCCAATCTAACGGATGCGAATCTTAGAAGATCAGATCTTACAGGAGCAAACCTGACGGATACAAACCTGACTGATGCAAATTTGTTGGGTGTAAATCTTACGGATGCGAAATTAATAAATACAAATCTATCTGGGGTTAAACTTAGTTATTCGAATATAAATGGGGCGGATATATCTGGTGCGATATTAAAGGATGCGCATTTAAATAGTTCAAATGTAGTGAATTCCAGGATAAAGAATTCAGATATGACCGGTGCCAATCTTTATAATGCT